A genomic region of Branchiostoma lanceolatum isolate klBraLanc5 chromosome 4, klBraLanc5.hap2, whole genome shotgun sequence contains the following coding sequences:
- the LOC136433576 gene encoding uncharacterized protein: MDGRERTSPGELSVRSWPMSAPRRVKSRGSKSDIGPRPQGPIYRRNRTTITYDVYKGLCSGTHVLETDSVDAGKNTTRSQETPESRFVMADEDCLCGKVFHMSDAIAVVPPGSTPRTKAAARWFTPTSVKSAGTDCRHPGRLTTSRATMCRGDKHIMGRLWELNSYLDNGDTHRPFSGPPVHPWFKTRLCAVHDLRPPTPTTPHLPALPNRTDRFEQVVRREARANARRQLPGLRTVTLVWRNMRGREAYSQQELHHFVSMIGPVDAIMLLGPTSARVVFKDTDAACKAVNATGKFGRPDNRLYCNWLHRGMDNKKFRLKGRQLVVHYDPMLYT, translated from the exons ATGGACGGCAGGGAGAGGACCTCGCCGGGAGAACTCAGCGTCCGTAGTTGGCCCATGAGCGCTCCGCGGCGGGTTAAATCACGAGGGAGCAAGAGCGACATTGGGCCGCGTCCCCAGGGCCCCATCTACCGACGGAACAGAACGACAATCACGTATGACGTCTACAAGGGACTGTGTTCTGGAACGCATGTCTTGGAAACGGATTCGGTTGACGCTGGCAAGAACACGACAAGAAGTCAGGAGACACCTGAGTCGCGCTTTGTCATGGCAGACGAAGATTGCCTTTGTGGGAAAGTTTTTCACATGAGCGATGCCATTGCGGTCGTACCGCCAGGTAGTACGCCAAGGACAAAGGCAGCAGCCAGATGGTTTACTCCTACTTCTGTGAAAAGTGCTGGGACGGACTGCCGACATCCCGGACGGCTCACCACGAGCAGGGCGACCATGTGTAGGGGAGACAAACACATCATGGGGAGACTCTGGGAACTGAACAGTTATCTGGACAACGGTGACACACACCGGCCATTTTCAG GTCCCCCTGTCCATCCCTGGTTCAAGACTCGTCTGTGCGCCGTACACGACCTGcggccccccacccccaccactCCGCACCTCCCCGCCCTGCCCAACAGGACCGACCGCTTCGAGCAGGTGGTTCGGCGGGAAGCTCGAGCCAACGCCCGGCGGCAGCTCCCCGGCCTGAGGACGGTGACGCTCGTGTGGAGGAACATGCGGGGCAGGGAAGCGTACAGTCAGCAGGAGCTGCACCACTTCGTGTCCATGATAGGACCTGTAGACGCTATCATGTTGCTGGGTCCCACCAGTGCCCGGGTGGTCTTCAAAGACACGGACGCCGCCTGTAAAGCGGTCAACGCCACGGGCAAATTTGGCAGGCCCGATAATCGTCTGTATTGCAACTGGCTGCATCGCGGCATGGACAATAAAAAGTTTAGATTAAAGGGTCGACAGCTAGTGGTACATTATGATCCGATGTTATACACGTAA